One segment of Salvia splendens isolate huo1 chromosome 20, SspV2, whole genome shotgun sequence DNA contains the following:
- the LOC121781491 gene encoding uncharacterized protein LOC121781491, translating to MAVKLNVSKSTLGQWVKHGYGWAIPNVDGLTEVMPAQRKSKNRPRGTMETKAIHSVTKKVMRDCLINKIIPAIKATWPVWANKDIYIQQDNATPHITTMYPDFQDVANSDGFRIQLICQPANSPDTNILDLGFFRAIQSLQYEKPCKTVDELVGNVCSSFAELSPQTLNRVFLSLQACLTEILQCRGGNGYKVPHINKNRLQRTVGLPNQLEVDEDVVREVLHYLQMPENNYGSMYEIGPLPNAFGL from the exons ATGGCTGTCAAATTAAATGTTAGCAAGAGCACATTAGGACAGTGGGTAAAGCATG gctatggctgggctattcctaaTGTGGATGGCCTCACTGAAGTAATGCCAGCACAGAGGAAATCAAAGAACAGGCCCAGAGGGACCATGGAAACCAAGGCAATCCATTCAGTCACAAAGAAAGTGATGAGGGATTGCCTTATCAACAAG ATTATACCTGCAATAAAGGCCACGTGGCCTGTTTGGGCAAATAAAGACATTTACATTCAGCAAGATAATGCAACCCCACACATAACAACCATGTATCCAGATTTTCAAGATGTTGCCAATTCAGATGGATTTAGAATCCAACTGATTTGTCAACCAGCTAATTCCCCTGATACTAACATCTTAGACCTGGGCTTTTTTAGAGCAATTCAGTCACTGCAGTATGAGAAACCATGCAAGACCGTGGATGAACTTGTGGGGAATGTGTGTAGCTCTTTTGcagagctttcaccacaaactCTCAACAGAGTTTTCCTAAGCTTGCAGGCTTGCCTCACTGAAATCCTACAGTGCAGGGGTGGAAATGGCTACAAAGTTCCACACATCAACAAGAATAGGCTACAAAGAACAGTGGGACTGCCGAATCAGCTTGAGGTGGATGAGGATGTTGTGAGAGAGGTGCTACATTACTTACAAATGCCAGAGAACAATTATGGGTCAATGTATGAAATAGGCCCTCTGCCAAATGCATTTGGCCTCTAA
- the LOC121781119 gene encoding 3-ketoacyl-CoA synthase 10-like yields the protein MARSPQEEYLSPEIVNRGVEGSGPYAGSPSFSIRVHRGLPDFVSSVNLKYVKLGYGYLINHGFYFTWLPILLLVFGSQVGKLTWDVFHLEYYNLVNTLVFIGFLSLFLYVCLDLAPRATYLVDFACYLPPNDLKITRDEYLELAKKSGQFNEKALEFQQRVLKTSGIGDETYLPRVVFRPGYTKDLTVGREEAATSMFGAVDELIATTGIRPKDIRILIVNCGVLNTTPSLSAMVINRYKLRHTIQSYNLGGMGCAAGITTVDLAYDLLKAYPGSYALLVSTEVVSFTWYGGNELDMLLPNCFFRMGAAAVLLSNNRLERWRSKYQLKHVVRTHKGMDDRSYRSIQLKEDTGGKQGLSVSKDVVEVGGHALKANITTLGPLVLPVSEQFHFFKSLVWKKSSSSKPYIPDYKLAFEHVCILATSRKALDEMQKNLDLTDEYMEASRKTLERFGNTSSSSIWYELAYLEAKSKIKKGDRVWQLALGSGFKCNSAVWKAIRTVKHHNRNPWKQN from the exons ATGGCAAGAAGCCCACAGGAGGAGTACCTTTCACCCGAGATCGTGAACCGCGGCGTTGAGGGCTCCGGCCCCTACGCGGGCTCCCCTAGCTTCTCCATCAGGGTGCACCGTGGCCTGCCCGATTTCGTCAGCTCCGTCAACCTCAAATACGTGAAGCTCGGGTACGGCTACCTCATCAACCACGGCTTCTATTTCACGTGGCTCCCGATTCTCCTCCTCGTTTTCGGCTCACAAGTGGGCAAGCTAACATGGGATGTTTTCCATTTGGAATACTACAACCTTGTTAACACACTTGTTTTTATTGGATTTTTGTCCTTGTTTTTATATGTATGTCTTGATTTAGCTCCTCGTGCCACTTATCTCGTCGATTTCGCATGCTATCTCCCACCAAATGACCTTAAG ATCACAAGAGATGAATACCTAGAATTAGCCAAGAAATCGGGGCAGTTCAACGAGAAAGCACTTGAATTCCAACAACGAGTTCTCAAGACTTCCGGGATAGGTGACGAGACATACCTGCCACGGGTGGTGTTCCGGCCGGGCTACACGAAAGACCTGACTGTGGGGAGGGAGGAGGCGGCAACGTCCATGTTTGGGGCGGTGGACGAGCTCATCGCCACCACGGGCATCCGCCCCAAAGACATAAGGATTCTAATAGTCAACTGTGGGGTACTCAACACCACCCCGTCCCTCTCCGCCATGGTGATCAACCGCTACAAGCTGAGGCACACCATCCAGAGCTACAACCTCGGGGGCATGGGCTGTGCCGCCGGCATAACCACAGTGGACCTCGCTTACGACCTCTTGAAAGCCTACCCGGGCTCGTACGCCTTGCTAGTCAGCACAGAGGTTGTCAGCTTCACCTGGTATGGCGGGAACGAGCTGGACATGCTGCTCCCCAACTGCTTCTTCCGGATGGGGGCTGCCGCCGTGCTGCTCTCCAACAACCGTCTCGAGCGGTGGCGGTCAAAATATCAACTAAAGCAT GTGGTACGGACGCACAAAGGAATGGACGACCGGAGCTACAGAAGCATACAACTGAAGGAAGACACGGGAGGAAAGCAAGGACTGTCGGTAAGCAAAGATGTGGTGGAAGTGGGAGGGCATGCTCTCAAGGCCAACATTACCACACTAGGGCCACTGGTGCTGCCTGTTTCCGAGCAGTTCCATTTCTTCAAATCGCTAGTCTGGAAGAAGAGCAGCTCGTCCAAGCCCTACATCCCAGACTACAAGCTGGCGTTCGAGCACGTGTGCATACTGGCGACGAGCAGGAAAGCGCTAGACGAGATGCAGAAGAACCTGGACCTCACAGACGAGTACATGGAGGCGTCAAGAAAGACATTGGAGCGGTTTGGCAACACGTCGAGCAGCAGCATCTGGTACGAGCTAGCTTACTTGGAAGCCAAGAGCAAGATCAAGAAAGGGGACAGGGTGTGGCAGCTGGCTCTGGGCTCCGGCTTCAAGTGTAACAGTGCTGTATGGAAAGCTATCAGAACTGTTAAGCATCACAACAGAAACCCATGGAAGCAAAATTGA
- the LOC121781492 gene encoding uncharacterized protein LOC121781492, which translates to MFELSILELTSCLLHRRPTKAALAAVSEHLAGVLPLHLVYSQVHETAIEDWTRSVGCNPVFCYIWRFTCFPIQSDTIARSYILTTLEESIQLVNSAINLLLMERTSEHTFKALPIQERELLNKFQALQENYVMADALRLLYTLEDTTKGFADYVNGTVASLHPIHCTRQRKVFLRFLLLASCTLVVLKPRRPKPKIN; encoded by the exons ATGTTTGAGTTAAGCATTTTAGAGCTAACTTCTTGTCTGTTGCACAGGAGGCCTACAAAAGCTGCTCTGGCTGCTGTTTCTGAACATCTAGCTGGAGTGCTCCCACTTCATCTAGTTTACAGTCAAGTCCATGAAACTGCAATCGAG GACTGGACACGGTCAGTGGGTTGTAACCCCGTTTTCTGTTACATCTGGAGGTTCACATGTTTCCCAATTCAGTCTGATACCATTGCTAGGAGCTATATACTCACAACTCTTGAGGAGTCAATACAACTTGTGAATTCAGCAATCAATCTTCTTCTGATGGAGCGCACAT CAGAACATACTTTCAAGGCTCTTCCTATCCAGGAGCGTGAGTTGCTGAACAA ATTTCAAGCGTTACAGGAGAACTACGTTATGGCTGATGCCTTGAGACTGCTTTACACTCTAGAGGACACAACAAAAGG ATTTGCTGATTATGTGAATGGGACTGTTGCGAGTCTCCATCCAATTCACTGCACCAGGCAGAGGAAAGTATTCCTGCGTTTTTTGTTGTTGGCCTCTTGCACTCTGGTTGTATTAAAGCCGAGGAGACCAAAGCCAAAGATCAACTGA